GTGGCATATTTGATATTGGTGGACCAGAGGTCCTTACCTATGCAGATATGATGCAAAAATTTGCAAAGCTATCAGGATTACGAAAAAGATTAATCATTAAAGTTCCAGTTCTTACGCCAAATCTTTCAAGTTTATGGATCGGCTTTGTTACACCAGTACCTACCACTCTGGCACGGCCATTAGTTGGCTCATTAATCAGCGAAGTCGTTGCAGATCCTGCTAAATCAATAGATCATTTAATTCCAAAACCAGCCGAGGGATTAATTGATGTTTCAACTGCAATCACACTTGCACTAAGCAAGGTTTCAAGCAATTCAGTTTCAACTAGATGGTCAGATGCAACTGCGCCATTTGCGCCTTGGCAAAAAGCACAGAGTGATCCAGATTGGGCAGGAGAGGCTTTATATAAAGATACAAAAGTAAGAGTTACCGATGCCAGTATGGAAAATTTATGGGTTGCCATTGAGGAGATTGGCGGGGATAACGGTTGGTATGGTGCTGATTTTCTTTGGTATATGCGCGGAGTAATGGATCGAATGATTGGTGGAGTAGGACTAAGAAGAGGAAGACGAGATCCAATACATTTGCGAGTAGGAGACTCGTTAGATTTTTGGCGAGTTGAATCTTTAATTCCAGGAGAGTCATTAAAACTTTATGCAGAGATGATTTTGCCAGGCAAAGCTTGGCTTGAGTTTAGAATTAAAAAACTTCCAAATGGTCAAAGTGAAGTTACGCAAGAGGCCTCTTACTCACCTCGTGGTTTAGGTGGTCAGTTGTATTGGTATGCAGTGCTACCTCTTCACACATTTGTCTTTCCAACAATGATTAGAAACTTAATTCGAAGTGCCAACCGGAAAGATTACGCAGCGCGCAATGCATGAGTTCACCCCTGAGGTTGAAGAATTAGCTAAGGAAATACTGGATTACTCACTCGTTCGCTTGCGAACAGATCCACCTCTTGATGGCCCAAAAACTGCGCAGGAGTTATATGAGTTAGCCGGTAACACCATTACTGCAAAAGGTTTAGGCGGACATGAGGCGCTTAAATTATTTAAAGAGGTATTAGCAACAGCTTGTATTTCAACAGATCATCCACGTTACTTAGCATTTATTCCTTCTGCTCCTAGTGAGTATGCAAACCTTTTTGATTTAGTAGTTGGCGCTAGCGCACTTTATGGTGGTTCATGGCTTGAAGGAGCTGGGGCAGTATTTGCTGAAAACCAAGCACTTAAATGGATCTCAGATTTAGCAGGTATGCCGGCAACTGCTGGTGGTGTATTTGTGCAGGGTGGAACAATTGGAAACTTATCTGCGCTAGTAACTGCCCGAAATACTTTTAGAGCAAAGAGAAAAGATGTAACCAGGTGGGTATTGGCAGCAAGCGCCGACTCACACTCATCAATTAAATCTGCCGCTCAAGTTATGGATGTTGAAATTTTGTTAATTAAGCCAGATAAAGATGGCGCTTTGCAAGGGGATGCTTGCGCGCAAGTAATTGATAAGTACCACAGTGAAAATCCGGGCCATCAAGTATTTGCTCTAGTTGCTACCGCTGGAACAACCAATCTTGGAATTATTGATAACTTGGCATCAGTTTCAGCATGTGCCAAGGAGAGAGGAATTTGGTTTCATGTTGATGGCGCTTATGGATTAGCCGCTCTCTGTGCGCCATCTGTTCGGCCATTATTTAATGGAATTGAATTAGCTGACTCATTTATTGTTGATCCACATAAATGGCTCTTCGCACCATTTGATGCCTGCGCGCTTATCTATCGCAATCCAAAGTTAGCAAAGCGAGCGCACCTACAAAAGGCCGCCTATCTTGAAACCTTAGATGAAGATGATGAGTGGAACCCATCTGATTATGCAATTCACTTAACAAGGCGAGCTAGAGGCTTACCATTTTGGTTTTCACTCGCCGCTCATGGCACCGATGAGTATGCAAAAGCAATGGAGCGCACCATGGATGTTGCCAAAGATGCAGCCGAGCAGGTTCGAAGTCATCCAAATCTTAAGTTATTAATTGAGCCTTCACTTTCTATCGTGGCATTTGAAAGAGTTGGCTGGAGCAGTGAAGATTATGAAAAATGGAGTGATAAATTATTAGCTGATCAAATTGGCTTTGTTACACCATCTGCTCATAAAGGTAAGCCGATATTACGGTTTGCAATTGTTAACCCTTGGACTAATGAGGGTGATATTGCAGCAATTCTCGCCACGCTCTAAGTAGAAAACCCCACATTTGTCAGTGCAATCTTTTAAGATACCCCCATGTCTGAATTTTCTATGCCCCTTAATGATGCAAGCTCATCTGGATTATCAGAGCTTGAACTTAGGATGCTCGAGTTTGAGCGCACTTGGTGGCGCCATTCCGGGGCGAAGGAGAGTTCAATCAAAGAGTTATTTAATTTAACCCCACCTGTTTATTATCAAATGCTAAATAATTTAATTGATCGAGAGGCTGCGTTAATGGCAGAGCCTTTATTAGTTAAGCGCCTATTAAGAGTGCGCCAACAGCGCACCGCTGCCCGCAGCAGCAGCAAACTCGGCTTCACCCTCTAATACCCTCACCAAGCACAAAGCCTCAAGCCCCTTGGGCTGATTTGGCGCATCTGGAATAAATCCTCTAGATTTGGCTTTAGCACTCTAGAGGTGTGAGTGATAAAAACACCCAAGCAAGGCTTAAGTAAAAAAAATAGAGGGAGAGAAAAAAAATGGCAAAGATGATTGCCTTCAACGAAGAGGCTCGTCGCGGTTTAGAGCGCGGCATGAATGTATTAGCTGATGCGGTCAAGGTAACCCTTGGGCCCCGTGGTCGAAACGTTGTACTTGAGAAAAAATGGGGAGCGCCAACAATTACTAATGATGGTGTTTCAATTGCAAAAGAGATTGAACTGGATGATCCATGGGAAAAAATTGGAGCTGACCTTGTTAAAGAGGTTGCAAAGAAGACTGATGATGTTGCCGGTGATGGCACTACAACTGCAACTGTTCTAGCTCAAGCAATGGTTAGAGAAGGATTGCGAAATGTGGCAGCAGGATCTAATCCAATGTCATTAAAGCGTGGAATTGAAAAAGCAGTAGAGGCGATCTCAGATGAATTACTTAAGATGGCAAAGCCAGTTGAGACTAAAGAGCAAATATCAGCAACTGCTTCCATCTCAGCAGCGGACACCACAATCGGAAACATGATCGCTGAAGCGATGGATAAGGTTGGTAAAGAGGGTGTAATTACCGTTGAAGAGAGCAATACCTTTGGGCTTGAGTTAGAGCTAACAGAGGGAATGCGATTTGATAAGGGTTATATCTCAGCTTATTTTGTAACTGATACCGATCGCATGGAAACTGTTATGGAAGATGCTTACATCTTGATCGCAAACTCAAAGATTACAAATATCAAAGATCTTGTTCCAGTACTTGAAAAGGTAATGCAAACTGGCAAGCCGCTTGTGATTATTGCTGAAGATGTTGAGGGTGAAGCACTTTCAACCTTAGTAGTAAATAAGATTCGTGGCACATTTAAATCAGTTGCAGTTAAAGCACCTGGCTTTGGTGATCGCCGCAAGGCAATGTTGCAAGATATTGCGATATTAACTGGTGCAACAGTTATCTCTGAAGAGGTTGGTCTAAAGCTTGATCAAACAACTTTGGAGCTACTTGGAACTGCGCGCAAGGTAGTAATTGCAAAAGAAGAGACCACAATTGTTGAAGGTGGCGGAGATGCTGAGCAGATCAAGGGCCGAGTTAATCAAATCCGTGCTGAGATCGAAAAGAGTGACTCTGATTATGACCGTGAGAAACTACAAGAGCGTTTAGCAAAACTTGCTGGCGGTGTTGCAGTTATCAAGGCCGGAGCTGCAACTGAGGTTGAATTAAAAGAGCGCAAGCACCGAATTGAAGATGCAGTTCGTAATGCTAAAGCTGCAGTAGAAGAGGGCATTGTTGCCGGCGGCGGCGTTGCACTCCTTCAAGCAGCCAAGGTTGCTTTTTCTAAATTGAAGTTAACTGGAGATGAAGCAACTGGTGGAAAGATTGTTGAGTATGCAGTTGAATCACCACTTAAGCAGATTGCAATTAACGCTGGCCTTGAAGGTGGCGTAATTGTTGAAAAGGTTCGCGGACTTGAAACTGGTTTTGGCTTAAATGCTGCAACTGGTGAATATGTGGACATGATCAAGACTGGAATTATTGATCCTGCAAAGGTAACAAGATCAGCATTGCAAAATGCTGCATCAATTGCTGCCCTCTTCTTAACAACAGAGGCAGTTATTGCAGATAAGCCAGAGCCAAAATCAGCTGCGCCAATGCCTGGTGGCGACGGCGGCGGAATGGATTTCTAAAAAATATCCATTAGTAATTACAAAAAGCCCCCGCATAAAAACGGGGGCTTTTTCATTTTAATCATAAGCAGATTACAATCTACTTATGGCAAAGAAGAAATCATTATTTAAAAAGCTCCGCAAAAACGAGAGCTCACTGGTGGCAGAGCCAGAGGCACCAGTTGATGATTCAATTTTGGAGGCAATTAGCCAACCTAAGGTTGAAGAGGTAGTACGTCCTGCAATTGTTAGAAAACCTTATATTGCACCGGAAAAAACCTATCCAGCAAAGATTGATGTTGAAGTTAATAAGAATGATATTTTTGGCGCGTTAAGTATTGCAAAGCAAGCAGTTATTGAAGATGCCGGCAAGAGTGAGTATGTCGGTGAGTTTTATTCAATTGATTCTGATGAAGAAAGAGTTGCTACCTATTTATTTCACGCAAAACTTCCAGGCTATTCAGGTTGGATGTGGGCAGTAACAGTTGCAAAAATTGATGATAAATCACCTGCAACAATCTGTGATGTAGTTTTACTACCAGGTGCTAAATCATTACTAGCGCCAAATTGGGTTCCGTACTCACAAAGAATTCAGCCAGGAGATTTAGGAATTGGCGATGTAGTACCAACCTCACCAGATGATGAACGGTTAACTCAAAGTTATGCAGCCCTTCCTGGGGAAGAAGAGTTAGATATTGCGCAACTATTTGAGTTTGGTTTAAGCAGAGCTAGAGTTTTATCAATTGTTGGTCGAGATGCAGCCAGTAAGAGATGGTATGAAGGAGATCGCGGACCTCGCGCACCAATTGCGCAATCTGCTCCTAAGCCTTGTTCATCTTGCGGATTTTTTATTCCAATTGCCGGATCCCTTCGAAGTGCATTTGGAGTTTGCTCCAATGCGATTTCACCTGAGGATGCCCGGGTAGTTTCCGTTGATCATGGCTGTGGTGCGCACTCTGAGGCGCTAATTAAGGCTGAATAATCGGCTAACGCCGAGTGCGTTACTTGGGTTAAACTATCCACCTGCCCATCTAGAGATGGCCTAAACGAATACTAAAAATTGAAGGGAGATACCAATGCCTACTGGTCGAGTTAAATGGTTTAGTTTAGAAAAAGGTTTTGGATTTATTTCCAATGATGAAGGTGAAGATGTTTACCTTGCCGCTGCAGCATTGCCGGAGGGTGTAACAACTGTAAAGCCTGGTACAAAATTAGATTTCTCAATTGCAGATGGTCGTCGTGGACCACAAGCACTTTCTGTTTCAATTGTTGAAGCACCACCAACTATGGCAACTGGTTCCCGTGGTAAAAATGATGATTTAGCAGCAATGATTGAAGATACGATCAAAATTTTAGATCGCTTTGGTAATGGCCTTAGAAGTGGCAAAAGCTCAACTGCTGCAGATAGTGAGCGATTAGCTAAAGTTTTGCGCGGTATTGCATCCCAGATTGATGGGAATTAAAGCGCGCCTTTTCGACCGCGTTTGATGGTGTAACGAAGTCCCATTGCGCCAAACGCTGCGCCTATTACGCATATCCATAAGACATTAGTATCTGCGTTCATCACAATCGCAAACACAAATGCGATTATCCAAAGCACAATGCCTAAGGCAATTACAAAGATTGCTTCTCTCATTTTTCTCCTAGAGTCCGCTAAGTAAAACCATGGCAACCATGCCAAACAAAATTCCAATTGTGACGCGGCGTCGAAACTTTGCGCTCATCATTTGGCAAGCTTTTCTACTACATACTCAATAGAGCTTGTGAGTGCATCAATATCTGCTGGCTCAACTGCTGGAAACATTCCAATTCGAAGTTGGTTCTTACCTAATTTACGATATGGATCTGTGTCCACAATGCCATTAGCACGCAATACCTTTGCGATTTCAAGTGCGTCAATGCTTTCATCAAAATTAATTGTGCCAACTACCTTTGAACGCATTGCTGGGTCGGCAACAAATGGTGTGGTGTAACTAGTTTTCTCAGCCCATGAATACAAACGATTTGATGAATCCTCACTTCGACCGGCTGCAAACTTTAAGCCACCATTTGAATTCATCCAATTGATTTGCTCTGCTAATAAAATTATGGTGGCAAGAGCTGGAGTGTTATAAGTTTGATCAAGGCGTGAGTTTTCAATTGCAATTGAAAGATCAAAAAATGCTGGCACCCATCGCCCACTTGCTTTAATTTTTTCAACACGGGCAATTGCTGCCGGGCTCATAATCGCAATCCATAAACCACCATCGGAGGCAAATGATTTTTGCGGCGCGAAGTAGTAGCAATCAGATTGTGAAATATCTAAATCAAGGCCACCAGCCGCACTTGTGGCATCAACTAACACCAGGCTGCCTGCCGAGCCAGCTGGTCGAATGATTGGCATCATTACTCCAGTGCTTGTTTCATTATGCGTTAAGGCATAGGTATCGATATCTGCTGAAACTTTTGGCAGTGGATGTGAGCCGGGCTCAGTTTTAATTACTTCCGGATCACCAATCATTGGCGCCTCTTTTGCTGCTGTTGCAAATTTAGATGAGAACTCACCAAAGACTAGGTGCTGAGATTTGTTTTCAATTAACGCAAAGGTTGCAATATCCCAAAAAGCGGTTGATCCACCGTTGCCAATAATTACTTCATAACCATCAGGAAGTGAAAATAAAGATTTAAGTCCACTTCTAACCGCACCAACTACCTCTTTAACTGGTTTTTGGCGATGACTTGTTCCTAAAACTTTTCCATAATTACTGGCTAAGTTTGCAATAGATGCTGGCAAAATTTTTGACGGCCCACAACCAAATCTGCCATCAGATGGTTTTAAATTTTCTGGGATCTTAATTTCACTCATTGGTAGATATTAGGGGTTAAGCCGTTTAATCTGCCAATTATTATTATCATCCCTCACATAACGGATGCGATCATGCAGCCTTGAGTATCGCCCCTGCCAGAACTCAATAGATTTTGGTGTTACTAAGTACCCACCCCAATGATCTGGCATTGGAATGGCCTCACCTTCTGGCCACTTCTTCTCAAAATCTTTAAAACTTTTCTCTAATTGCGCTCTAGAAGATAACTCACTTGATTGCGCACTTGCCCAGGCACCAATCTGTGAACCACGTGGTCTAGTTGCAAAGTATTTTTCTGACTCTTCTTTTGAAATCTTTGAAGCTATGCCAATCACAATTACCTGTCGCTCAAGTGGATACCAAGGAAAAACCAAGCTGACCTGATTATTTTTTGCAATTTGTTCTGCTTTTCTTGATTCATAATTAGAAAAAAAGGTGAAACCAGTATCAGTTAGATCTTTTAGTAGAACGGTGCGACTTGTTGGTTGATCATCTACCGTAGTTGAAAGCACCATCGCGTTCGCCTCCACCACAATCTCATTGCTAGCCGCATCTTTAAGCCAGGTATCAAATAAGGCAAGTGGATCTGCTGGCAGATTAGCTTCTACTAAGCCAACCTCGCCATACTGACGGCGCATTGCCGCGATATCTTCACGATTGGTCATGGCTGTATCCAACCTCACTTTAGATCTCATTTGGCGCATTAGCGCCGAAGTAGCAGAATAGGATCATAATCACGTAGCAAAAGGAGCACTTAAAGTGAGCGATGACTTCAAGCCCGGCCTAGAAGGTGTAATCGCATTTGAATCCAAGATTGCAGAACCAGATAAAGAAGGCAGCGCGCTTAGATATCGCGGCGTTGATATTGAAGATTTAGTTGGTCGAGTTACCTTTGGAAATGTTTGGGGTTTATTAGTTGATGATGAATTTAATCCAGGACTTCCACCTGCTGAACCATTCTTAATTCCAGTTCACACCGGTGATGTGCGAGTGGATGTGCAATCTGCAATTGCCATGCTTACTCCGGCTTGGGGATTAAAGCCACTACTTGATATTTCAGATGAAGAGGCAAGAAGTAATTTAGCAAGAGTTTCAGTAATGGTGCTTTCCTATGTTGCCCAATCTGCCCGTGGCACAATCGCGCAAGTTATTCCACAATCAGAGATTGATAAAGCACACACAGTTGTTGAGCGAATGATGATTCGCTGGCGGGGTGAACCAGATCCAGTACATGTGCGGGCAATTGATGCCTACTTTGTTTCAGCTGCTGAACATGGCATGAACGCCTCAACATTTACCGGCAGAGTTATTGCATCAACTGGAGCAGATGTTGCTGCTTCAATCTCAGGTGCGATTGGCGCAATGAGTGGACCATTACATGGTGGCGCTCCTGCTCGCGTATTAAGCATGATTGAAGCGGTTGAAAAGTCAGGTAACGCTGAAAGTTATGTGAAATCAATTTTGGATAAGGGTGAGCGATTGATGGGCTTTGGTCACCGGGTTTATCGCGCTGAGGATCCACGCGCTCGCACATTGCGTAGAACTGCAAAAGAGTTAAATGCACCAAGGTATGAAGTGGCGCTCGCTTTAGAAAAAGCCGCGTTAGCTGAATTAAAACAACGTCAACCAGATCGAGTTCTAGAAACTAATGTTGAGTTTTGGGCCGCAATTGTTTTAGATTTTGCCCAAGTTCCAGCAAACTTATTTACTTCAATGTTTACAGCAGCCAGAACTGCTGGATGGTCTGCGCATATTCTGGAGCAAAAGCGAACTGGTCGAATTATTCGCCCGTCAGCTAGATATGTTGGGCCAGGCCCAAGAAAGCCGCAAGATGTTAAAGGTTGGGATGCTTCAGTGGAATCCCTTCACAACTAACCTGAATTTTAATTGTTGCCTAGTGGCAATATAAGCCAATGGCCAGCAATTCAATTTTTTGGTTTCGCAGAGACCTTAGATTAAATGATAATCCTGCATTACTAGCTGCTATGGCAGAAGGTGAAGCAATAGTTCCAGTTTTTATCTTAGATCCTAAGTTAATTAAAACTGCTGGTAGCAAAAGATTGGCATACCTTGGTCAATCACTTCACCATCTAGATGACTCTCTTGGAAATAAGTTGCATGTAATTGCGGGGGATCAAATAACAGTTCTAAAAGAGTTAATGAGTAAAAATAACGCCAGTACAGTTCATATCTCAACTGAATATGAACCATATGGGGCAAAGCGAGATGAAAGTATTGAGGCTTCTGGAATTAAATTAATTAGAACCGGATCTCCATATGCTGTTGCACCTGGCCGAGTAAGAAAGCCAAGTGATGACACTCCATACCGGGTTTACACACCTTTTTATAAAGCATGGTGCATTCATGGTTGGCGCAAACCAGCTGAATCTCCAAAAAATATTAATGCGATAGCCCCATCTAAGGATGCAAGAGCATTCCCAGATTGGAAACTACCTGATGGCACAAAAATCACACCAGCTGGTGAAGCTGCAGCATTAGAAAGATTTAAGTATTTTCAAAAGAATGGCTTAGATAATTACGATGAGGCAAGAAATCTGGCTGGAATTGATGGCACTAGTAAAATGAGTGCGCATCTAAAGTGGGGAGAAATCCATCCACGAACTTTGTTAGCACCACTTGGAGATAGCAAAGCCCATGATGTTTATCGCAAAGAAATTGCCTGGCGTGAATTTTATGCAGATATTTTATTTCATAATCAACATACTGAAACTGAGTATTACGCGAAACAGTTTGCAAGTATGCGATATGACCAACCTGGTGAAAAATTTAAAGCTTGGTGTGATGGTAAAACTGGTTATCCATTTGTGGATGCGGCTATGCGCCAATTACTAGTTGAAGGTTGGATGCACAATAGAACCCGAATGGTGGTCGCCTCATTTTTAGTTAAAGATCTTCACTTAGAGTGGCAAGTAGGGGAGAGATTTTTCCGTGAACATTTAGTTGATTATGACGTGGCATCAAATGCCCATGGTTGGCAGTGGACAGCAGGTTGTGGCACCGATGCCTCCCCTTACTACCGAATATTTAATCCAATTGAACAAGGCAAACGATTTGATGAAAACGGAGATTACGTTAGAAAGTATGTGCCAGAACTTGCCCACATTAAAGGTATTGAAATCCATGAGCCTTGGGAACATCCTGATGGCTATACCAAAGGTTATGTGAAGCAAATCGTTGATCATAAAGTTGAACGAGCTGAATCTCTAGCAAGGTTAGAGGAGATTAAAGTTAACAAGCCTGCTTATCCAAAGGATTAATATGAGCAAACATGATGTTCTAATCATTGGCGGCGGACATAATGGATTAGTTGCCGCCTGTTACTTAGCAAAAGCTGGCAAAAAAGTATTAGTACTTGAAGCAAATAGTGAGATAGGTGGTGCATCAACATCTGAGTATGTTTTTGCAGGATTAGAGGCAAAATTATCTAGATACTCATACCTTGTTTCATTACTGCCAGATCAAATAATAAAAGAGCTTGGATTAAATTTTGAATGTATTTCTCGCAAAATTTCTTCTTATACCCCTTATGAAAAGAGTGGTAATGACGCCGGTCTATTAGTTAAACGAGTTTGGGATGAAAGCAATGTTCAATCATTTAACCAATTAACTGGCTCAGATATAGAGGGCCAAGCTTGGCAGCGCTTTTATGATCAGGTGAGTCAGTTTGCTCAAGTAATTGCGCCCACGCTCCTTCAGCCACTACCAACTAAGAGTGAAGTAAAAAGTAAATTAAATGATGATCTAGTTTGGCAGATGCTAATTGAACAATCTTTAGGTGAAACTTTAGATCAATACTTCAAAGATGATCTGGTCAAAGGCGTGGTGTTAACGGACGGATTAATTGGAACATTTGCTTCGGCATATGAAATGCAGAGCAATATTTGTTTTCTCTACCATCTAATTGGAAATGGCACTGGGGAGTGGAAGGTGCCAAAGGGTGGAATGGGAGCCCTTACCTATGAGCTTCACCAAAAAGCACTCTCGCTCGGTGTTGAAATTAAAGTTAACTCAAAAGTTAAGTCTATTGATGCCCAAAGCCTGCAGGTTGTTGTTGAAGTAGAAAATGGTGAAAAGTTTGAAGGAAGCTATTTGCTTTCAAATGCTGCCCCGCAGATACTGGCTCAATTATTGGGCAATGAGCAACCTAAATCTTTAGAGGGCTCGCAAGTTAAGTTAAACATGTTGCTAAAAAAATTGCCTAAGTTTAAATCTGGCGTTGATGCAAAGGATGCTTTTGTGGGCACACTTCACATAAATGAAAGTTTCACTCAACTTGAAAAGGCTTACAAGCAGGCTAATTCAGGTGTTTTTCCAGATGAGCTGCCATTAGAAATGTATTGTCACTCCCTTTCAGATAACTCAATACTTTCAGATGATTTAAATCAAAAAGGTTTCCACACCTTAACAATTTTCGCTCTCCATACCCCGGCAAAGTTATTCGATCTTGAGCCAGCAAAAACTAAAGAGTTAGCAAAGCAAAGAGCCTTATCTGCTTTAAACCAGTATCTAGTAGAGCCAGTTGAGAGTTGCCTTGCAAGTGATGTGAATGGTGATCTTTGTATTGAGGTTAAATCCCCGATTGATTTAGAGAATGAAATCTTTTTACCTCGTGGAAATATCTTCCACAAAGATCTTTCCCTTCCATTTAAAGAAGACGGGTCAGAAATTAAATGGGGAGTAGAGACAGATCATCCAAGAGTTTTCCTTTGTGGTGCTGGTGCGATTAGAGGCGGTGGCGTAAGCGGCATTGCAGGACACAACGCCGCTATGGCAGTTTTAGAATTAAACTAAAAAGTTAGAGAACTGCCAGGGATCACTTTCGTCATACTTGCGATTATTCCAACCCTTAAACAAATCATTACGGTGCATTAG
The Candidatus Nanopelagicus limnes DNA segment above includes these coding regions:
- a CDS encoding cryptochrome/photolyase family protein, whose product is MASNSIFWFRRDLRLNDNPALLAAMAEGEAIVPVFILDPKLIKTAGSKRLAYLGQSLHHLDDSLGNKLHVIAGDQITVLKELMSKNNASTVHISTEYEPYGAKRDESIEASGIKLIRTGSPYAVAPGRVRKPSDDTPYRVYTPFYKAWCIHGWRKPAESPKNINAIAPSKDARAFPDWKLPDGTKITPAGEAAALERFKYFQKNGLDNYDEARNLAGIDGTSKMSAHLKWGEIHPRTLLAPLGDSKAHDVYRKEIAWREFYADILFHNQHTETEYYAKQFASMRYDQPGEKFKAWCDGKTGYPFVDAAMRQLLVEGWMHNRTRMVVASFLVKDLHLEWQVGERFFREHLVDYDVASNAHGWQWTAGCGTDASPYYRIFNPIEQGKRFDENGDYVRKYVPELAHIKGIEIHEPWEHPDGYTKGYVKQIVDHKVERAESLARLEEIKVNKPAYPKD
- a CDS encoding phytoene desaturase family protein, whose amino-acid sequence is MSKHDVLIIGGGHNGLVAACYLAKAGKKVLVLEANSEIGGASTSEYVFAGLEAKLSRYSYLVSLLPDQIIKELGLNFECISRKISSYTPYEKSGNDAGLLVKRVWDESNVQSFNQLTGSDIEGQAWQRFYDQVSQFAQVIAPTLLQPLPTKSEVKSKLNDDLVWQMLIEQSLGETLDQYFKDDLVKGVVLTDGLIGTFASAYEMQSNICFLYHLIGNGTGEWKVPKGGMGALTYELHQKALSLGVEIKVNSKVKSIDAQSLQVVVEVENGEKFEGSYLLSNAAPQILAQLLGNEQPKSLEGSQVKLNMLLKKLPKFKSGVDAKDAFVGTLHINESFTQLEKAYKQANSGVFPDELPLEMYCHSLSDNSILSDDLNQKGFHTLTIFALHTPAKLFDLEPAKTKELAKQRALSALNQYLVEPVESCLASDVNGDLCIEVKSPIDLENEIFLPRGNIFHKDLSLPFKEDGSEIKWGVETDHPRVFLCGAGAIRGGGVSGIAGHNAAMAVLELN